Proteins from a single region of Allocatelliglobosispora scoriae:
- a CDS encoding AfsR/SARP family transcriptional regulator, with the protein MRFRVLGTLEAFDGTQWHAVPAAKWRSLLAALLVDPGRVVSLDQLAAEMWGDSPPRTVANQVYGYVSRLRRLLGDADGRILVTHSPGYRLAVDDEDVDAALFVSQAAEGMQALRADDPEQAARLLTSALGLWRGTAFADAPPTEAVRAAADHLNELRIAAMEARIEADLACGRHSELVAELQALTREHPLREGLWRLWMLALYRCGRQAEALAAYQSVRGLLDEELGIEPCVELRDLHGAILRGELDPVERTEPESPPEEFIVPRQLPTAAWPFVGRDAELRWLARLSHESEQGRTVISAIDGAAGIGKTCLAIQFGHRIADRYPDGQLYVNLRGSDPGGVPVEPSAAAQAFLEALNVAPQRIPDDMESQSALLRSSLAGKRMLMLLDNARDADQVRPLLPGTADCLVIITSRQQLTALHATEGVSTLTLGLLSTAETSELFAARLGVDRVAREPDAAAEIIARCGNLPLALVIAAARAAARPKLSLAAVAAEMRASLSLDAFGAGDPGIDISGAFSWSFSGVSIAAARLFRLLGLHPGPEISLAAAASLAGRPPRRAATLLAELARSHLIDEFRPQRYGLHDLMRLFASEQVNLVEDRQQRDAATHRLLDHYLHTAHAADRLINPDRDVVSLPVASPGTVIATFTDKRHALDWFAGERRVLLALIQHARSTGWHLHTRLLNRACTP; encoded by the coding sequence ATGCGATTCCGGGTTCTGGGCACGCTGGAGGCGTTCGACGGCACGCAGTGGCACGCCGTACCCGCCGCCAAATGGCGCTCACTGCTGGCGGCCCTGCTGGTCGACCCCGGGCGCGTGGTCTCGCTGGACCAGCTGGCGGCGGAGATGTGGGGCGACTCGCCGCCGCGCACGGTCGCCAACCAGGTCTACGGCTATGTCAGCAGGCTGCGCCGACTGCTCGGCGACGCCGACGGCCGGATCCTGGTCACCCACTCGCCCGGCTACCGCCTCGCCGTCGACGACGAGGACGTGGACGCCGCCCTCTTCGTGTCGCAGGCGGCCGAGGGCATGCAGGCGCTGCGGGCCGATGACCCGGAGCAGGCGGCGCGGCTGCTCACCTCCGCACTCGGGCTGTGGCGCGGGACGGCGTTCGCCGACGCACCCCCGACCGAGGCGGTCCGGGCCGCCGCCGACCACCTCAACGAGCTGCGCATCGCGGCGATGGAGGCGCGCATCGAGGCCGACCTCGCCTGCGGACGGCACTCCGAGCTCGTGGCCGAACTGCAGGCGCTGACCCGGGAGCACCCGCTGCGCGAGGGACTGTGGCGGCTGTGGATGCTGGCCCTGTACCGCTGCGGCCGACAGGCCGAGGCGCTCGCCGCCTACCAGTCGGTGCGGGGACTGCTCGACGAGGAGCTGGGCATCGAACCCTGCGTCGAGCTGCGGGACCTGCACGGCGCGATCCTGCGCGGGGAGCTGGATCCGGTGGAGCGGACAGAACCGGAGTCGCCGCCGGAGGAATTCATCGTGCCCCGGCAGCTGCCCACGGCGGCGTGGCCGTTCGTCGGCCGGGACGCGGAGCTGCGGTGGCTGGCCCGGCTGTCGCACGAGTCGGAGCAGGGCCGGACCGTGATCTCGGCGATCGACGGCGCGGCCGGGATCGGCAAGACCTGCCTCGCCATCCAGTTCGGACACCGCATCGCCGACCGGTACCCGGACGGCCAGCTCTATGTCAACCTGCGCGGATCCGATCCCGGCGGGGTACCGGTGGAGCCGTCCGCCGCCGCGCAGGCCTTCCTGGAGGCGCTCAACGTGGCGCCGCAGCGGATTCCGGACGACATGGAGTCGCAGTCCGCCCTGCTGCGCAGCAGCCTCGCGGGCAAGCGCATGCTGATGCTGCTGGACAACGCGCGCGACGCCGACCAGGTCCGGCCGCTGCTGCCGGGGACGGCGGACTGCCTGGTCATCATCACCAGCCGCCAGCAGCTCACCGCGCTGCACGCCACCGAGGGCGTCAGCACCCTCACCCTCGGCCTGCTCTCCACGGCCGAGACGAGCGAACTGTTCGCGGCCCGGCTCGGTGTCGACCGGGTGGCCCGCGAACCCGACGCCGCCGCCGAGATCATCGCCCGCTGCGGCAACCTGCCGCTGGCCCTGGTGATCGCGGCGGCCCGGGCAGCCGCCCGGCCCAAGCTCTCGCTCGCCGCCGTCGCGGCGGAGATGCGCGCCTCGCTGTCCCTCGACGCCTTCGGCGCGGGCGACCCCGGCATCGACATCAGCGGCGCCTTCTCCTGGTCGTTCAGCGGTGTCAGCATCGCCGCTGCCCGCCTGTTCCGGCTGCTGGGCCTGCACCCGGGCCCGGAGATCTCGCTCGCCGCCGCGGCGAGCCTCGCCGGCCGGCCCCCGCGCCGCGCCGCCACGCTCCTCGCCGAGCTGGCCCGGTCGCACCTCATCGACGAGTTCCGGCCGCAGCGCTACGGGCTGCACGACCTGATGCGGTTGTTCGCCTCGGAGCAGGTGAACCTCGTCGAGGACCGGCAGCAGCGCGACGCCGCGACCCACCGGCTGCTCGACCACTACCTGCACACCGCGCACGCCGCCGACCGGCTGATCAACCCGGACCGCGACGTCGTCTCACTGCCGGTGGCGTCGCCCGGCACGGTCATCGCCACCTTCACCGACAAGCGGCACGCGCTCGACTGGTTCGCCGGGGAACGCCGAGTGCTGCTCGCCCTGATCCAGCACGCCCGCAGCACCGGCTGGCACCTGCACACCCGCCTGCTCAACCGGGCCTGCACCCCCTGA
- a CDS encoding peptidase inhibitor family I36 protein, with amino-acid sequence MTRTKKIMAALGAAVLPVLFIGAVGSPAAADCPGDTFCLYETAGYAGGQYTYHPTTSCTNLGSGIADDANAMRNYRGYYVKLWDFPGCSGSLTYTANPNSYDSDFGNNGFSNKASSLKRV; translated from the coding sequence ATGACCCGTACGAAGAAGATCATGGCGGCACTGGGAGCAGCCGTTCTGCCGGTGCTCTTCATCGGCGCCGTCGGGAGCCCGGCGGCCGCCGACTGCCCCGGGGACACGTTCTGCCTGTACGAGACCGCCGGCTACGCCGGTGGCCAGTACACCTACCACCCGACCACGAGCTGCACCAACCTGGGCAGCGGCATCGCCGACGACGCGAACGCCATGCGGAACTACCGCGGCTACTACGTCAAGCTGTGGGACTTCCCGGGCTGCTCGGGCTCGCTCACCTACACCGCCAACCCCAACTCCTACGACTCGGACTTCGGGAACAACGGCTTCTCCAACAAGGCCAGCTCCCTGAAGCGGGTCTAG
- a CDS encoding esterase/lipase family protein, with the protein MRRTAALLAALALALGASLIATTPAYAAPARANGQSNPVIFIHGYSSTNCSTYWSKASSLFSSTGWTGARVTYGYYTDDSSCSHEYAGSLNSSIKTIGKDLANWIYTTYSKNGVKVDVVAHSMGGLIIRSALTEVAKKTAGWPAYLYVEDVVTLGTPHDGAIVAGGLCIFVNNTQCSEMSAGSTFLQGLTARPESAMQTDWTNIGSYADEIVTAASATYMNGQHKIQYQLAAGLQHAELITASTGTYSSRFSHNGAAWSAYAARVNPVQWARNAVYYSSST; encoded by the coding sequence ATGCGACGTACCGCAGCCTTGCTGGCAGCCCTGGCCCTCGCCCTCGGCGCCTCGCTCATCGCCACGACGCCCGCCTACGCCGCACCGGCCCGGGCGAACGGCCAGAGCAACCCGGTGATCTTCATCCACGGCTACAGCAGCACGAACTGCAGCACCTACTGGTCGAAGGCCTCGTCCCTGTTCAGCAGCACCGGCTGGACGGGTGCACGGGTCACCTACGGCTACTACACCGACGACTCCAGCTGCTCCCACGAGTACGCCGGCAGCCTGAACTCGTCGATCAAGACGATCGGCAAGGACCTGGCGAACTGGATCTACACCACGTATTCGAAGAACGGCGTCAAGGTCGACGTGGTCGCCCACTCCATGGGCGGGCTCATCATCCGGTCCGCGCTCACCGAGGTGGCGAAGAAGACCGCGGGCTGGCCCGCCTACCTCTACGTCGAGGACGTCGTGACGCTGGGCACCCCGCATGACGGTGCGATCGTCGCCGGTGGCCTGTGCATCTTCGTGAACAACACGCAGTGCTCGGAGATGTCGGCGGGCAGCACGTTCCTGCAGGGGCTGACGGCGCGTCCGGAGTCGGCGATGCAGACGGACTGGACGAACATCGGCTCCTACGCCGACGAGATCGTGACCGCGGCGTCGGCCACCTACATGAACGGCCAGCACAAGATCCAGTACCAGCTGGCGGCCGGTCTGCAGCACGCCGAGCTGATCACGGCGAGCACGGGTACCTACAGTTCCCGGTTCTCGCACAACGGTGCTGCGTGGAGCGCGTACGCCGCCCGCGTCAACCCGGTCCAGTGGGCCAGGAACGCCGTGTACTACAGCTCCTCCACGTAG
- a CDS encoding pectate lyase family protein — MSHLTPRTSTTHLWRRRTAVTALFSLVLAAVGAAVAAPAHAVTIDTNAWYTIVSRHSGKAIDLYNFSTADAAPIVQWARNDGYQQQWQFVGAGSGYYKLKSRHSGKFLELPNANDGTGLVQNPDNGSTRQHFAVRDTDSGYVKFLNRHSGKALDLWEWSTTDGGIISQFADLGGWNQNWQLINTGSGGGGGGGSQTGLVGWATQGGGTTGGGSASATTVTSSSALASAVSGTTARVVRISGTISCSGMITVGSNKTILGNSGATIAGCGLNVSNASNVIIRNIAFRDWDDDGINVQYSTRVWIDHNSFSNGYDGAVDVKRASDYVTISWNRVFNHDKSMLLGHSDDNAGEDAGHLRVTYHHNWFDGSNQRHPRVRFGNPVHVYNNYYNGNGGYGVASTCGAGVLVEGNYFENVDDTYHRGEGSSPVGGLVARNNYFVGSSAGGTGGSVASIPYSYTLDSASGVKASVTAGAGAGRITV; from the coding sequence ATGTCTCACCTCACTCCACGGACGTCGACCACGCACTTATGGCGTCGGCGTACCGCCGTCACCGCCCTGTTCAGCCTCGTCCTGGCCGCGGTCGGCGCGGCCGTCGCGGCACCCGCCCACGCCGTCACCATCGACACCAACGCCTGGTACACCATCGTGTCGCGGCACAGCGGCAAGGCGATCGACCTCTACAACTTCAGCACCGCCGACGCAGCGCCCATCGTCCAGTGGGCCCGCAACGACGGCTACCAGCAGCAGTGGCAGTTCGTCGGCGCGGGCAGCGGCTACTACAAGCTGAAGTCGCGCCACAGCGGCAAGTTCCTCGAACTGCCCAACGCCAACGACGGCACCGGGCTCGTCCAGAACCCGGACAACGGCAGCACCCGCCAGCACTTCGCGGTGCGCGACACCGACAGCGGCTACGTCAAGTTCCTCAACCGCCACAGCGGCAAGGCCCTCGACCTGTGGGAGTGGTCCACCACCGACGGCGGCATCATCAGCCAGTTCGCCGACCTCGGCGGCTGGAACCAGAACTGGCAGCTCATCAACACCGGCTCCGGCGGCGGAGGCGGCGGCGGGTCGCAGACCGGCCTCGTCGGCTGGGCCACCCAGGGCGGCGGCACCACCGGCGGCGGCAGCGCCTCGGCCACCACGGTCACCAGCTCCTCGGCCCTGGCCAGCGCCGTCTCCGGCACCACCGCCCGCGTCGTCCGGATCTCCGGCACGATCTCCTGCTCCGGCATGATCACCGTCGGGTCCAACAAGACGATCCTCGGCAACTCCGGTGCCACCATCGCCGGCTGCGGTCTGAACGTCTCCAACGCCAGCAACGTCATCATCCGCAACATCGCCTTCCGCGACTGGGACGACGACGGGATCAACGTCCAATACTCCACCCGGGTCTGGATCGACCACAACAGCTTCTCCAACGGGTACGACGGTGCGGTCGACGTCAAGCGCGCCTCCGACTACGTCACCATCTCCTGGAACCGGGTCTTCAACCACGACAAGTCCATGCTGCTCGGACACAGCGACGACAATGCCGGCGAGGACGCCGGCCACCTGCGGGTGACCTACCACCACAACTGGTTCGACGGGTCCAACCAGCGCCACCCCCGGGTGCGCTTCGGCAACCCCGTGCACGTCTACAACAACTACTACAACGGCAACGGCGGGTACGGCGTGGCCTCCACCTGCGGGGCCGGCGTCCTGGTCGAAGGCAACTACTTCGAGAACGTCGACGACACCTATCACCGCGGCGAGGGCTCCTCACCGGTCGGCGGGCTGGTGGCACGCAACAACTACTTCGTCGGCTCCAGCGCCGGCGGCACCGGCGGCAGCGTGGCGAGCATCCCGTACTCGTACACCCTGGACAGCGCGAGTGGCGTCAAGGCGAGCGTGACCGCGGGAGCGGGCGCGGGCCGCATCACGGTGTAG
- a CDS encoding polyprenyl synthetase family protein has product MNTFTETRAALEPHELRWRVDETLADFLSTQGALWPEAAPQAVLAELSRFVTAGGKRLRPAFCYYGYLALGGATEDGIIPAAASLELLHAFALIHDDIMDASDTRRGHPTLHRSLAGMHRREGWRGDSDLFGTGTAILCGDLCFAWSEELFSGCGLPAADVAAARRILMLMRTETIGGQYLDLREQADPGTVETALRVVRFKTAKYTVERPLQIGLALAGGDTELSKAFGELGETLGVAFQLRDDLLGVFGDPARTGKSDLDDLREGKATVLMAAARARATALQIDELDRLVGDPELDEAGAQIVREIITGTGAVAVTETMIADRAAEAYDILQSVKIADEVRPVLESLIAGCVRRDY; this is encoded by the coding sequence ATGAACACATTTACGGAAACGCGTGCCGCCCTGGAGCCCCACGAGCTCCGGTGGCGAGTGGACGAGACCCTGGCCGATTTCCTCTCGACCCAGGGTGCGCTCTGGCCGGAGGCGGCGCCACAGGCGGTGCTGGCGGAGCTGAGCCGGTTCGTCACGGCCGGCGGGAAGCGGCTGCGGCCGGCCTTCTGCTACTACGGCTACCTCGCCCTCGGCGGGGCCACCGAGGACGGGATCATCCCGGCCGCGGCGTCGCTGGAGCTGCTGCACGCCTTCGCGCTGATCCATGACGACATCATGGACGCCAGCGACACCCGGCGCGGCCACCCGACGCTGCACCGCAGCCTCGCCGGGATGCATCGCCGGGAAGGCTGGCGGGGCGACAGCGACCTGTTCGGGACGGGGACCGCGATCCTCTGCGGCGACCTGTGCTTCGCCTGGTCGGAGGAGCTCTTCTCCGGCTGCGGGCTGCCCGCCGCCGACGTCGCCGCGGCCCGCCGGATCCTGATGTTGATGCGGACCGAGACGATCGGCGGGCAGTACCTGGACCTGCGGGAGCAGGCCGATCCGGGCACCGTCGAGACCGCGCTGCGCGTGGTGCGGTTCAAGACCGCCAAATACACCGTGGAGCGGCCCCTGCAGATCGGGCTGGCGCTGGCCGGCGGCGACACCGAGCTGAGCAAGGCCTTCGGCGAGCTCGGCGAGACGCTGGGGGTGGCGTTCCAGCTCCGCGACGACCTGCTGGGAGTCTTCGGCGACCCGGCCAGGACCGGCAAGTCGGACCTGGACGACCTGCGCGAGGGCAAGGCCACCGTGCTGATGGCCGCCGCCCGGGCCCGCGCCACCGCACTGCAGATCGACGAGCTCGACCGCCTGGTCGGCGACCCCGAGCTGGACGAGGCCGGGGCGCAGATCGTCCGGGAGATCATCACCGGCACGGGAGCGGTCGCGGTCACCGAGACCATGATCGCCGACCGGGCCGCGGAGGCCTACGACATCCTGCAGTCCGTCAAGATCGCCGACGAGGTCCGGCCCGTCCTCGAGTCGCTCATCGCCGGCTGCGTGCGGCGGGACTACTGA